The following proteins are co-located in the Mauremys reevesii isolate NIE-2019 linkage group 23, ASM1616193v1, whole genome shotgun sequence genome:
- the LUZP1 gene encoding leucine zipper protein 1 isoform X5 translates to MAEFTGYKETSNRHLRFKLQSLGRRLDELEEATKNLQKAEDELLDLQDKVIQAEGSNSSMLADVEALRKRVLKIEGKDEEIRKAEELCQLMKEKLEEEESLTRELKSEIERLQKRMAELEKLEEAFGRSKNDCTQLCLSLNEEKNLTKKISTELEILRMKVRELEASEDRLDKTEHSLVSELEKLKSLTLSFASERKHFNEREKQNEKLIQELTQKLEQNNKLNRADQTRNASNLLERSSNSLLDRNDLRIEDDLTPALPSKETRRKGSLDYLKHVENETRNKSENQKNKNQEDNKVKDLNQEIEKLKSQIKHFESLEEELKKMKAKNNDLQDSYLSEQNKNKLLTGQLEEIKIQIKKQKDMENGEVESEEMSLPSRIRHDRPNYRGIAAEPAISKHKSRELSPQHKRERTRNREFSSNNDSYTTSSKQVPSPSLITRRTAKASSTFALLETVITDTKRMEDKSAIATYLSMQKDSGAPQNEVKKSREQPSVLSRYPPAAHEHKSWKASSKPGNESGLKTKVEKLSQSFSDVCQGNSDALDEKSSKGEMTVSLTEKMKTSQTELSDLCVERPFMKNNHAPSNETASSYRYHISSQMLAAESTSSKAEAATASVLSHRQSPEGKSKRTINSQEREFTDTFHENTKPSTLIKYSNSSRSQEDILQILTSQGKEEMDQSAPSVTVQTNVGIKSDSLRSKAIKPASHEKLSTDEEIGKSTNATTESELEKRKKPSSREFSSSRGVLRASLFENDKNTGNEDDPPKSIKTSSDAASIGLKSRKSFSPREALRSKAIIKPVIIEKDMKEVMGGAGSEEYSQNQKSLFKTVTNKMTSSITIFPSEPANTRTNTNEAAKERHTSTSNIRVTPNELSTITNNISTPFEISINKSDIALKLSEADKIGDLALRNRTETLISRSSILIKPSEPIEKNNYEPSLETISWKSHGPLEAESPETKHITLRSSWRTRRGLQSLEDSQIKVEKNTASTRTKACKSSTDLSETEEANARIHLLEQNSRRSRATINSWNTPELEFRRTQSSLSASELSTRRSYVHDPITASTWNRMTLPGCWLCHLHV, encoded by the exons atggcagaATTTACAGGTTATAAGGAGACTTCAAATCGCCATCTTCGATTCAAGTTACAGAGTCTTGGCCGTCGTCTTGATGAACTGGAAGAAGCAACAAAAAATCTCCAGAAAGCAGAGGATGAGCTTCTTGACCTTCAGGACAAAGTTATCCAGGCAGAAGGCAGCAATTCTAGCATGCTGGCCGACGTAGAAGCTCTGAGAAAAAGAGTGCTGAAAATTGAAGGCAAGGATGAAGAAATAAGAAAAGCTGAAGAGCTCTGTCAGTTGATGAAGGAAaaactggaggaggaggaaagtctCACTCGAGAACTTAAATCAGAAATTGAACGGCTTCAGAAGAGAATGGCAGAACTGGAAAAACTGGAGGAAGCTTTCGGCAGGAGCAAAAACGATTGTACTCAGCTGTGTCTGAGCCTTAATGAAGAAAAAAATTTGACCAAAAAAATATCTACAGAGTTGGAAATACTTAGGATGAAAGTAAGAGAACTTGAAGCATCTGAAGATAGACTGGATAAAACTGAACATAGTTTAGTAAGTGAGTTAGAAAAGCTGAAATCTTTAACACTGAGCTTTGCTAGTGAAAGAAAACACTTCAATGAAAGAGAAAAGCAGAATGAAAAATTAATCCAGGAGCTAACACAAAAACTAGAACAAAACAACAAACTAAATAGGGCAGATCAAACTAGAAATGCATCAAACCTGCTAGAAAGATCATCAAATAGTCTTCTGGATAGAAATGACCTGAGAATTGAAGATGACTTGACCCCTGCATTGCCCTCTAAAGAAACCAGGAGAAAGGGAAGCTTGGATTACCTAAAGCATGTAGAAAATGAAACCAGAAATAAATCAGAAAATCAAAAGAATAAAAATCAAGAAGACAACAAAGTGAAAGATCTCAACCAAGAAATTGAGAAACTTAAAAgtcaaattaaacattttgaatcTTTAgaagaagaacttaaaaaaatgaaagccaaAAATAATGACCTGCAAGATAGTTATCTGAGTGAACAGAATAAAAACAAGCTCCTGACTGGTCAGTTGGAAGAGATTAAAATtcaaataaagaaacaaaaggatATGGAGAACGGTGAGGTGGAAAGTGAAGAAATGAGCCTTCCCAGCAGAATTAGACATGACAGGCCTAACTACAGAGGTATCGCAGCTGAGCCGGCAATTTCAAAACACAAGTCACGGGAGCTTTCACCTCAGCATAAACGAGAAAGAACACGGAACAGAGAGTTCTCTTCCAATAATGACAGTTATACCACAAGTAGCAAGCAAGTTCCCAGTCCAAGTTTAATTACTAGGAGAACAGCAAAGGCATCTAGTACATTTGCTCTACTAGAAACTGTGATTACTGATACAAAAAGAATGGAAGACAAATCAGCAATTGCTACATATTTATCTATGCAGAAAGATAGTGGTGCTCCACAAAATGAAGTGAAGAAATCAAGAGAGCAGCCATCTGTGCTGAGTCGATACCCACCGGCTGCACATGAGCACAAATCTTGGAAAGCCTCTTCCAAACCTGGGAATGAAAGTGGGTTGAAGACCAAGGTTGAAAAGCTATCTCAATCATTTAGTGATGTTTGCCAAGGTAACTCTGATGCACTTGATGAAAAATCAAGCAAAGGAGAAATGACTGTATCTTTGACTGAAAAGATGAAAACAAGCCAAACAGAGTTGTCTGATCTATGTGTAGAGAGACCCTTTATGAAAAATAATCATGCACCATCCAATGAAACAGCTTCATCATATAGATACCATATCTCTTCTCAGATGTTAGCAGCTGAATCCACCAGCTCTAAAGCAGAAGCAGCAACAGCCTCTGTTTTATCTCACAGACAGTCCCCAGAAGGGAAATCTAAAAGAACAATAAACTCCCAAGAAAGAGAATTTACAGACACTTTTCATGAAAATACAAAGCCTTCAACTTTAATAAAGTATTCAAACAGCTCAAGAAGTCAAGAAGACATCTTACAGATTCTCACAAGTCAAGGTAAGGAAGAAATGGACCAATCTGCACCATCAGTTACAGTTCAGACAAATGTTGGCATAAAATCTGACTCTTTGAGATCCAAAGCCATCAAACCAGCTAGCCATGAAAAACTTAGTACAGATGAGGAGATTGGTAAAAGCACCAATGCTACTACTGAGTCAGAGCTGGAGAAGAGAAAGAAACCTAGTTCCAGAGAATTCTCAAGCTCCAGAGGAGTTCTCAGAGCATCTCTCTTTGAAAATGATAAAAATACTGGAAATGAAGATGACCCCCCCAAATCCATAAAGACATCTTCAGACGCTGCCAGCATAGGATTGAAATCCAGAAAGTCATTCAGCCCTAGAGAAGCTTTGAGATCAAAAGCCATCATTAAACCTGTAATAATTGAAAAGGACATGAAAGAAGTAATGGGAGGGGCTGGGTCTGAAGAATACTCTCAAAACCAGAAATCTCTCTTTAAAACTGTGACaaataaaatgacaagcagcatAACAATCTTCCCTTCTGAGCCAGCCAACACAAGGACCAACACAAATGAAGCCGCAAAGGAAAGACATACTTCTACCAGCAATATTAGAGTCACTCCAAATGAGCTGTCAACCATAACAAACAACATCAGCACACCCTTTGAGATCTCAATTAATAAGAGTGATATTGCTCTGAAATTATCTGAGGCAGATAAAATTGGGGATTTAGCTCTGAGAAACAGGACAGAAACACTAATTTCAAGAAGCAGTATTCTGATAAAACCTTCTGAACCCATTGAGAAGAACAATTATGAGCCATCCTTAGAGACAATCAGCTGGAAAAGCCATGGGCCTTTAGAAGCAGAGTCACCAGAGACAAAACACATCACTCTGAGAAGTTCTTGGAGGACAAGGCGGGGATTACAATCTTTGGAAGACTCTCAAATCAAAGTGGAAAAAAATACAGCTTCCACTCGTACAAAGGCATGCAAGTCCTCTACAGACCTCTCTGAAACGGAAGAGGCCAATGCAAGAATACATTTACTTGAGCAGAATTCAAGAAGGTCCAGGGCCACTATTAATTCTTGGAATACCCCTGAATTAGAATTCAGAAGGACCCAAAGTAGCTTAAGTGCATCTGAGCTATCTACTCGAAGGAGCTATGTCCATGATCCCATCACTGCTTCTACTTGGAATCGCATGACATTACCA GGATGCTGGCTGTGTCACCTCCATGTGTGA
- the LUZP1 gene encoding leucine zipper protein 1 isoform X1 yields the protein MAEFTGYKETSNRHLRFKLQSLGRRLDELEEATKNLQKAEDELLDLQDKVIQAEGSNSSMLADVEALRKRVLKIEGKDEEIRKAEELCQLMKEKLEEEESLTRELKSEIERLQKRMAELEKLEEAFGRSKNDCTQLCLSLNEEKNLTKKISTELEILRMKVRELEASEDRLDKTEHSLVSELEKLKSLTLSFASERKHFNEREKQNEKLIQELTQKLEQNNKLNRADQTRNASNLLERSSNSLLDRNDLRIEDDLTPALPSKETRRKGSLDYLKHVENETRNKSENQKNKNQEDNKVKDLNQEIEKLKSQIKHFESLEEELKKMKAKNNDLQDSYLSEQNKNKLLTGQLEEIKIQIKKQKDMENGEVESEEMSLPSRIRHDRPNYRGIAAEPAISKHKSRELSPQHKRERTRNREFSSNNDSYTTSSKQVPSPSLITRRTAKASSTFALLETVITDTKRMEDKSAIATYLSMQKDSGAPQNEVKKSREQPSVLSRYPPAAHEHKSWKASSKPGNESGLKTKVEKLSQSFSDVCQGNSDALDEKSSKGEMTVSLTEKMKTSQTELSDLCVERPFMKNNHAPSNETASSYRYHISSQMLAAESTSSKAEAATASVLSHRQSPEGKSKRTINSQEREFTDTFHENTKPSTLIKYSNSSRSQEDILQILTSQGKEEMDQSAPSVTVQTNVGIKSDSLRSKAIKPASHEKLSTDEEIGKSTNATTESELEKRKKPSSREFSSSRGVLRASLFENDKNTGNEDDPPKSIKTSSDAASIGLKSRKSFSPREALRSKAIIKPVIIEKDMKEVMGGAGSEEYSQNQKSLFKTVTNKMTSSITIFPSEPANTRTNTNEAAKERHTSTSNIRVTPNELSTITNNISTPFEISINKSDIALKLSEADKIGDLALRNRTETLISRSSILIKPSEPIEKNNYEPSLETISWKSHGPLEAESPETKHITLRSSWRTRRGLQSLEDSQIKVEKNTASTRTKACKSSTDLSETEEANARIHLLEQNSRRSRATINSWNTPELEFRRTQSSLSASELSTRRSYVHDPITASTWNRMTLPEESKDFVPTSRRKQYGSSEQLSQAETSEKRPTSQVELQQRPGTSPHAQLGCKTEDQEGGCRDFSQGNPTSHLWAETGFVSTGI from the coding sequence atggcagaATTTACAGGTTATAAGGAGACTTCAAATCGCCATCTTCGATTCAAGTTACAGAGTCTTGGCCGTCGTCTTGATGAACTGGAAGAAGCAACAAAAAATCTCCAGAAAGCAGAGGATGAGCTTCTTGACCTTCAGGACAAAGTTATCCAGGCAGAAGGCAGCAATTCTAGCATGCTGGCCGACGTAGAAGCTCTGAGAAAAAGAGTGCTGAAAATTGAAGGCAAGGATGAAGAAATAAGAAAAGCTGAAGAGCTCTGTCAGTTGATGAAGGAAaaactggaggaggaggaaagtctCACTCGAGAACTTAAATCAGAAATTGAACGGCTTCAGAAGAGAATGGCAGAACTGGAAAAACTGGAGGAAGCTTTCGGCAGGAGCAAAAACGATTGTACTCAGCTGTGTCTGAGCCTTAATGAAGAAAAAAATTTGACCAAAAAAATATCTACAGAGTTGGAAATACTTAGGATGAAAGTAAGAGAACTTGAAGCATCTGAAGATAGACTGGATAAAACTGAACATAGTTTAGTAAGTGAGTTAGAAAAGCTGAAATCTTTAACACTGAGCTTTGCTAGTGAAAGAAAACACTTCAATGAAAGAGAAAAGCAGAATGAAAAATTAATCCAGGAGCTAACACAAAAACTAGAACAAAACAACAAACTAAATAGGGCAGATCAAACTAGAAATGCATCAAACCTGCTAGAAAGATCATCAAATAGTCTTCTGGATAGAAATGACCTGAGAATTGAAGATGACTTGACCCCTGCATTGCCCTCTAAAGAAACCAGGAGAAAGGGAAGCTTGGATTACCTAAAGCATGTAGAAAATGAAACCAGAAATAAATCAGAAAATCAAAAGAATAAAAATCAAGAAGACAACAAAGTGAAAGATCTCAACCAAGAAATTGAGAAACTTAAAAgtcaaattaaacattttgaatcTTTAgaagaagaacttaaaaaaatgaaagccaaAAATAATGACCTGCAAGATAGTTATCTGAGTGAACAGAATAAAAACAAGCTCCTGACTGGTCAGTTGGAAGAGATTAAAATtcaaataaagaaacaaaaggatATGGAGAACGGTGAGGTGGAAAGTGAAGAAATGAGCCTTCCCAGCAGAATTAGACATGACAGGCCTAACTACAGAGGTATCGCAGCTGAGCCGGCAATTTCAAAACACAAGTCACGGGAGCTTTCACCTCAGCATAAACGAGAAAGAACACGGAACAGAGAGTTCTCTTCCAATAATGACAGTTATACCACAAGTAGCAAGCAAGTTCCCAGTCCAAGTTTAATTACTAGGAGAACAGCAAAGGCATCTAGTACATTTGCTCTACTAGAAACTGTGATTACTGATACAAAAAGAATGGAAGACAAATCAGCAATTGCTACATATTTATCTATGCAGAAAGATAGTGGTGCTCCACAAAATGAAGTGAAGAAATCAAGAGAGCAGCCATCTGTGCTGAGTCGATACCCACCGGCTGCACATGAGCACAAATCTTGGAAAGCCTCTTCCAAACCTGGGAATGAAAGTGGGTTGAAGACCAAGGTTGAAAAGCTATCTCAATCATTTAGTGATGTTTGCCAAGGTAACTCTGATGCACTTGATGAAAAATCAAGCAAAGGAGAAATGACTGTATCTTTGACTGAAAAGATGAAAACAAGCCAAACAGAGTTGTCTGATCTATGTGTAGAGAGACCCTTTATGAAAAATAATCATGCACCATCCAATGAAACAGCTTCATCATATAGATACCATATCTCTTCTCAGATGTTAGCAGCTGAATCCACCAGCTCTAAAGCAGAAGCAGCAACAGCCTCTGTTTTATCTCACAGACAGTCCCCAGAAGGGAAATCTAAAAGAACAATAAACTCCCAAGAAAGAGAATTTACAGACACTTTTCATGAAAATACAAAGCCTTCAACTTTAATAAAGTATTCAAACAGCTCAAGAAGTCAAGAAGACATCTTACAGATTCTCACAAGTCAAGGTAAGGAAGAAATGGACCAATCTGCACCATCAGTTACAGTTCAGACAAATGTTGGCATAAAATCTGACTCTTTGAGATCCAAAGCCATCAAACCAGCTAGCCATGAAAAACTTAGTACAGATGAGGAGATTGGTAAAAGCACCAATGCTACTACTGAGTCAGAGCTGGAGAAGAGAAAGAAACCTAGTTCCAGAGAATTCTCAAGCTCCAGAGGAGTTCTCAGAGCATCTCTCTTTGAAAATGATAAAAATACTGGAAATGAAGATGACCCCCCCAAATCCATAAAGACATCTTCAGACGCTGCCAGCATAGGATTGAAATCCAGAAAGTCATTCAGCCCTAGAGAAGCTTTGAGATCAAAAGCCATCATTAAACCTGTAATAATTGAAAAGGACATGAAAGAAGTAATGGGAGGGGCTGGGTCTGAAGAATACTCTCAAAACCAGAAATCTCTCTTTAAAACTGTGACaaataaaatgacaagcagcatAACAATCTTCCCTTCTGAGCCAGCCAACACAAGGACCAACACAAATGAAGCCGCAAAGGAAAGACATACTTCTACCAGCAATATTAGAGTCACTCCAAATGAGCTGTCAACCATAACAAACAACATCAGCACACCCTTTGAGATCTCAATTAATAAGAGTGATATTGCTCTGAAATTATCTGAGGCAGATAAAATTGGGGATTTAGCTCTGAGAAACAGGACAGAAACACTAATTTCAAGAAGCAGTATTCTGATAAAACCTTCTGAACCCATTGAGAAGAACAATTATGAGCCATCCTTAGAGACAATCAGCTGGAAAAGCCATGGGCCTTTAGAAGCAGAGTCACCAGAGACAAAACACATCACTCTGAGAAGTTCTTGGAGGACAAGGCGGGGATTACAATCTTTGGAAGACTCTCAAATCAAAGTGGAAAAAAATACAGCTTCCACTCGTACAAAGGCATGCAAGTCCTCTACAGACCTCTCTGAAACGGAAGAGGCCAATGCAAGAATACATTTACTTGAGCAGAATTCAAGAAGGTCCAGGGCCACTATTAATTCTTGGAATACCCCTGAATTAGAATTCAGAAGGACCCAAAGTAGCTTAAGTGCATCTGAGCTATCTACTCGAAGGAGCTATGTCCATGATCCCATCACTGCTTCTACTTGGAATCGCATGACATTACCA
- the LUZP1 gene encoding leucine zipper protein 1 isoform X2 — protein sequence MAEFTGYKETSNRHLRFKLQSLGRRLDELEEATKNLQKAEDELLDLQDKVIQAEGSNSSMLADVEALRKRVLKIEGKDEEIRKAEELCQLMKEKLEEEESLTRELKSEIERLQKRMAELEKLEEAFGRSKNDCTQLCLSLNEEKNLTKKISTELEILRMKVRELEASEDRLDKTEHSLVSELEKLKSLTLSFASERKHFNEREKQNEKLIQELTQKLEQNNKLNRADQTRNASNLLERSSNSLLDRNDLRIEDDLTPALPSKETRRKGSLDYLKHVENETRNKSENQKNKNQEDNKVKDLNQEIEKLKSQIKHFESLEEELKKMKAKNNDLQDSYLSEQNKNKLLTGQLEEIKIQIKKQKDMENGEVESEEMSLPSRIRHDRPNYRGIAAEPAISKHKSRELSPQHKRERTRNREFSSNNDSYTTSSKQVPSPSLITRRTAKASSTFALLETVITDTKRMEDKSAIATYLSMQKDSGAPQNEVKKSREQPSVLSRYPPAAHEHKSWKASSKPGNESGLKTKVEKLSQSFSDVCQGNSDALDEKSSKGEMTVSLTEKMKTSQTELSDLCVERPFMKNNHAPSNETASSYRYHISSQMLAAESTSSKAEAATASVLSHRQSPEGKSKRTINSQEREFTDTFHENTKPSTLIKYSNSSRSQEDILQILTSQGKEEMDQSAPSVTVQTNVGIKSDSLRSKAIKPASHEKLSTDEEIGKSTNATTESELEKRKKPSSREFSSSRGVLRASLFENDKNTGNEDDPPKSIKTSSDAASIGLKSRKSFSPREALRSKAIIKPVIIEKDMKEVMGGAGSEEYSQNQKSLFKTVTNKMTSSITIFPSEPANTRTNTNEAAKERHTSTSNIRVTPNELSTITNNISTPFEISINKSDIALKLSEADKIGDLALRNRTETLISRSSILIKPSEPIEKNNYEPSLETISWKSHGPLEAESPETKHITLRSSWRTRRGLQSLEDSQIKVEKNTASTRTKACKSSTDLSETEEANARIHLLEQNSRRSRATINSWNTPELEFRRTQSSLSASELSTRRSYVHDPITASTWNRMTLPEESKDFVPTSRRKQYGSSEQLSQAETSEKRPTSQVELQQRPGTSPHAQLGCKTEDQGISRSSRMTSRR from the coding sequence atggcagaATTTACAGGTTATAAGGAGACTTCAAATCGCCATCTTCGATTCAAGTTACAGAGTCTTGGCCGTCGTCTTGATGAACTGGAAGAAGCAACAAAAAATCTCCAGAAAGCAGAGGATGAGCTTCTTGACCTTCAGGACAAAGTTATCCAGGCAGAAGGCAGCAATTCTAGCATGCTGGCCGACGTAGAAGCTCTGAGAAAAAGAGTGCTGAAAATTGAAGGCAAGGATGAAGAAATAAGAAAAGCTGAAGAGCTCTGTCAGTTGATGAAGGAAaaactggaggaggaggaaagtctCACTCGAGAACTTAAATCAGAAATTGAACGGCTTCAGAAGAGAATGGCAGAACTGGAAAAACTGGAGGAAGCTTTCGGCAGGAGCAAAAACGATTGTACTCAGCTGTGTCTGAGCCTTAATGAAGAAAAAAATTTGACCAAAAAAATATCTACAGAGTTGGAAATACTTAGGATGAAAGTAAGAGAACTTGAAGCATCTGAAGATAGACTGGATAAAACTGAACATAGTTTAGTAAGTGAGTTAGAAAAGCTGAAATCTTTAACACTGAGCTTTGCTAGTGAAAGAAAACACTTCAATGAAAGAGAAAAGCAGAATGAAAAATTAATCCAGGAGCTAACACAAAAACTAGAACAAAACAACAAACTAAATAGGGCAGATCAAACTAGAAATGCATCAAACCTGCTAGAAAGATCATCAAATAGTCTTCTGGATAGAAATGACCTGAGAATTGAAGATGACTTGACCCCTGCATTGCCCTCTAAAGAAACCAGGAGAAAGGGAAGCTTGGATTACCTAAAGCATGTAGAAAATGAAACCAGAAATAAATCAGAAAATCAAAAGAATAAAAATCAAGAAGACAACAAAGTGAAAGATCTCAACCAAGAAATTGAGAAACTTAAAAgtcaaattaaacattttgaatcTTTAgaagaagaacttaaaaaaatgaaagccaaAAATAATGACCTGCAAGATAGTTATCTGAGTGAACAGAATAAAAACAAGCTCCTGACTGGTCAGTTGGAAGAGATTAAAATtcaaataaagaaacaaaaggatATGGAGAACGGTGAGGTGGAAAGTGAAGAAATGAGCCTTCCCAGCAGAATTAGACATGACAGGCCTAACTACAGAGGTATCGCAGCTGAGCCGGCAATTTCAAAACACAAGTCACGGGAGCTTTCACCTCAGCATAAACGAGAAAGAACACGGAACAGAGAGTTCTCTTCCAATAATGACAGTTATACCACAAGTAGCAAGCAAGTTCCCAGTCCAAGTTTAATTACTAGGAGAACAGCAAAGGCATCTAGTACATTTGCTCTACTAGAAACTGTGATTACTGATACAAAAAGAATGGAAGACAAATCAGCAATTGCTACATATTTATCTATGCAGAAAGATAGTGGTGCTCCACAAAATGAAGTGAAGAAATCAAGAGAGCAGCCATCTGTGCTGAGTCGATACCCACCGGCTGCACATGAGCACAAATCTTGGAAAGCCTCTTCCAAACCTGGGAATGAAAGTGGGTTGAAGACCAAGGTTGAAAAGCTATCTCAATCATTTAGTGATGTTTGCCAAGGTAACTCTGATGCACTTGATGAAAAATCAAGCAAAGGAGAAATGACTGTATCTTTGACTGAAAAGATGAAAACAAGCCAAACAGAGTTGTCTGATCTATGTGTAGAGAGACCCTTTATGAAAAATAATCATGCACCATCCAATGAAACAGCTTCATCATATAGATACCATATCTCTTCTCAGATGTTAGCAGCTGAATCCACCAGCTCTAAAGCAGAAGCAGCAACAGCCTCTGTTTTATCTCACAGACAGTCCCCAGAAGGGAAATCTAAAAGAACAATAAACTCCCAAGAAAGAGAATTTACAGACACTTTTCATGAAAATACAAAGCCTTCAACTTTAATAAAGTATTCAAACAGCTCAAGAAGTCAAGAAGACATCTTACAGATTCTCACAAGTCAAGGTAAGGAAGAAATGGACCAATCTGCACCATCAGTTACAGTTCAGACAAATGTTGGCATAAAATCTGACTCTTTGAGATCCAAAGCCATCAAACCAGCTAGCCATGAAAAACTTAGTACAGATGAGGAGATTGGTAAAAGCACCAATGCTACTACTGAGTCAGAGCTGGAGAAGAGAAAGAAACCTAGTTCCAGAGAATTCTCAAGCTCCAGAGGAGTTCTCAGAGCATCTCTCTTTGAAAATGATAAAAATACTGGAAATGAAGATGACCCCCCCAAATCCATAAAGACATCTTCAGACGCTGCCAGCATAGGATTGAAATCCAGAAAGTCATTCAGCCCTAGAGAAGCTTTGAGATCAAAAGCCATCATTAAACCTGTAATAATTGAAAAGGACATGAAAGAAGTAATGGGAGGGGCTGGGTCTGAAGAATACTCTCAAAACCAGAAATCTCTCTTTAAAACTGTGACaaataaaatgacaagcagcatAACAATCTTCCCTTCTGAGCCAGCCAACACAAGGACCAACACAAATGAAGCCGCAAAGGAAAGACATACTTCTACCAGCAATATTAGAGTCACTCCAAATGAGCTGTCAACCATAACAAACAACATCAGCACACCCTTTGAGATCTCAATTAATAAGAGTGATATTGCTCTGAAATTATCTGAGGCAGATAAAATTGGGGATTTAGCTCTGAGAAACAGGACAGAAACACTAATTTCAAGAAGCAGTATTCTGATAAAACCTTCTGAACCCATTGAGAAGAACAATTATGAGCCATCCTTAGAGACAATCAGCTGGAAAAGCCATGGGCCTTTAGAAGCAGAGTCACCAGAGACAAAACACATCACTCTGAGAAGTTCTTGGAGGACAAGGCGGGGATTACAATCTTTGGAAGACTCTCAAATCAAAGTGGAAAAAAATACAGCTTCCACTCGTACAAAGGCATGCAAGTCCTCTACAGACCTCTCTGAAACGGAAGAGGCCAATGCAAGAATACATTTACTTGAGCAGAATTCAAGAAGGTCCAGGGCCACTATTAATTCTTGGAATACCCCTGAATTAGAATTCAGAAGGACCCAAAGTAGCTTAAGTGCATCTGAGCTATCTACTCGAAGGAGCTATGTCCATGATCCCATCACTGCTTCTACTTGGAATCGCATGACATTACCA